One stretch of Variovorax sp. TBS-050B DNA includes these proteins:
- a CDS encoding TetR/AcrR family transcriptional regulator encodes MSVTAVSAKPPRAAQKGQQTKAVIVDAALALAAQIGLEGLSIGAVAEITKMSKSGVFAHFGSREELQISVVREYHARFEQEVFFPALEAPRGLPRLRAMFANWMKRTSAEIDSGCIYISGASEFDDRPGPVRDALVESVSIWQAAVLRAIVQAKSEGHLRADADERQLAFEIHGLILALHYEARFLQVPGSIARANIGFDNILARAATPDAPPAAAKPAARRLKTVR; translated from the coding sequence ATGTCCGTCACCGCAGTCTCCGCCAAGCCGCCGCGCGCCGCCCAGAAGGGCCAGCAGACCAAGGCCGTCATTGTCGATGCCGCACTCGCGCTGGCGGCGCAGATCGGGCTCGAGGGCCTCTCGATCGGCGCGGTGGCCGAGATCACCAAGATGAGCAAGTCGGGCGTGTTCGCCCATTTCGGCTCGCGCGAGGAACTGCAGATCTCCGTGGTGCGCGAATACCACGCCCGCTTCGAGCAGGAGGTGTTCTTCCCCGCGCTCGAGGCCCCGCGCGGCCTGCCGCGGCTGCGCGCGATGTTCGCCAACTGGATGAAGCGCACCTCGGCCGAGATCGACTCGGGCTGCATCTACATCAGCGGCGCTTCCGAATTCGACGACCGTCCCGGCCCGGTGCGCGACGCGCTGGTGGAATCGGTCAGCATCTGGCAGGCCGCCGTGCTGCGGGCGATCGTGCAGGCCAAGAGCGAAGGCCATCTGCGCGCCGATGCCGACGAGCGCCAGCTCGCCTTCGAGATCCACGGGCTGATCCTCGCGCTGCACTACGAGGCGCGCTTCCTGCAGGTGCCGGGCTCCATCGCCCGCGCCAACATCGGCTTCGACAACATCCTCGCGCGCGCCGCCACCCCCGATGCGCCGCCCGCCGCCGCCAAGCCCGCGGCGCGCCGGCTCAAGACCGTGCGCTGA
- a CDS encoding DUF2147 domain-containing protein, with the protein MKTTLAAFVLAVASAAAIAQTTPVGLWRNVDDKTGEAKAEIRIGEANGALVGRIEKSLKKDTAPDAVCEECSDDRKGKPIAGLEIIRGGRKAEGKDVWEGGRILDPENGKEYRASFTPIDGGRKLEVRGYLGPFWRTQTWNRVQ; encoded by the coding sequence ATGAAAACGACGCTCGCAGCCTTCGTTCTCGCCGTGGCCTCGGCCGCTGCCATCGCCCAGACCACCCCCGTGGGCCTGTGGCGCAACGTCGACGACAAGACCGGCGAAGCCAAGGCCGAGATCCGCATCGGCGAGGCGAACGGCGCGCTCGTCGGCCGCATCGAGAAGTCGCTGAAGAAGGACACGGCGCCGGACGCGGTCTGCGAGGAATGCAGCGACGACCGCAAGGGCAAGCCGATCGCGGGGCTCGAGATCATCCGCGGCGGCCGGAAGGCCGAGGGCAAGGACGTCTGGGAAGGCGGCAGGATCCTCGACCCCGAGAACGGCAAGGAATACCGCGCGAGCTTCACGCCGATCGACGGCGGCAGGAAGCTCGAAGTGCGGGGCTACCTCGGGCCCTTCTGGCGCACCCAGACCTGGAACCGTGTGCAGTAA
- a CDS encoding LysR family transcriptional regulator, producing MSNRLEALRVFCAAADAANFREAAVRLAVSPQVVTRAVRELEETLGEPLFHRSTRGVQLTDFGRQLAERARAAVGGVDALFHRTDRRALSQHAGTVRVTAPNVFGRRLIPQALAPMLTAHPGLVLDLRLSEQHADVVDEQIDIGVRAGPVRDARFVTRVVGRMALYVVAAPALVARTGVPQTLDELARLPLTGLIDRSAGRPWSWFFSRGRQMPVTAPAFLTDDVDAECAAVLAGLGFGQLVGPLAEPLIAAGTLVPVLAAEAPEPWPIHVYRSQRAPVPARVRLVYDELVRALR from the coding sequence ATGAGCAACCGCCTCGAAGCCCTGCGCGTCTTCTGCGCCGCCGCCGATGCCGCCAACTTCCGCGAAGCAGCCGTGCGGCTCGCGGTCTCGCCGCAGGTGGTCACGCGCGCGGTGCGCGAACTCGAAGAGACGCTCGGCGAACCGCTGTTCCACCGCAGCACGCGCGGCGTGCAGCTCACCGACTTCGGCCGCCAGCTCGCCGAGCGCGCCCGCGCGGCGGTGGGCGGGGTGGACGCGCTGTTCCACCGCACCGACCGGCGGGCGCTCTCGCAGCATGCGGGCACGGTGCGCGTGACGGCGCCGAACGTGTTCGGCCGCCGGCTGATTCCTCAGGCGCTGGCGCCGATGCTGACCGCGCATCCGGGTCTGGTGCTCGACCTGCGGCTGTCGGAGCAGCATGCCGACGTGGTCGACGAGCAGATCGACATCGGCGTGCGTGCCGGTCCGGTGCGCGATGCGCGCTTCGTCACGCGCGTGGTCGGAAGGATGGCGCTCTACGTGGTGGCCGCGCCGGCACTCGTCGCGCGCACCGGTGTGCCGCAGACGCTGGACGAACTCGCGCGGCTGCCGCTCACGGGCCTGATCGACCGCAGTGCGGGCCGGCCGTGGTCATGGTTCTTCAGCAGGGGGCGGCAGATGCCGGTCACCGCGCCGGCCTTCCTGACCGACGATGTCGATGCCGAATGCGCCGCGGTGCTGGCCGGACTGGGTTTCGGCCAATTGGTGGGCCCGCTGGCCGAGCCGCTGATCGCAGCGGGCACGCTGGTGCCGGTGCTGGCGGCCGAGGCGCCAGAGCCCTGGCCGATCCATGTGTACCGCTCGCAGCGCGCGCCGGTGCCGGCGCGCGTGCGGCTGGTGTACGACGAACTGGTGCGCGCACTGCGCTGA
- a CDS encoding SDR family oxidoreductase translates to MTSVQDNIRGKVAIVTGASSGLGDSTARHLAARGAKVVLAARRTDRLDKLVAEIRAAGGEAIAVATDVAQRADLERLAATTVEAFGRIDVLVNNAGVMPLSPMEKLRVDEWDRTIDVNVKGVLYGIAAVLPRMQAQGSGHIVNVASIAGFKVFTPIGTVYSATKHAVRAISEGLRVEMGDSGIRVTIVSPGAVESELKFGTTDAETAAGVQAFYEASQIPADSVARAVVYAVEQPAEVDINEVVLRPVSQAF, encoded by the coding sequence ATGACATCCGTTCAAGACAACATCCGCGGCAAGGTCGCCATCGTCACCGGCGCGAGCAGCGGGCTCGGCGATTCCACCGCGCGCCACCTCGCGGCGCGCGGCGCGAAGGTGGTGCTCGCGGCCCGCCGCACCGACCGGCTCGACAAGCTCGTGGCCGAGATCCGCGCGGCCGGCGGCGAGGCCATCGCGGTCGCCACCGACGTGGCACAGCGCGCCGACCTCGAGCGGCTCGCCGCGACGACCGTGGAGGCCTTCGGCCGCATCGACGTGCTGGTCAACAACGCCGGCGTGATGCCGCTGTCGCCGATGGAGAAGCTCCGTGTCGACGAGTGGGACCGCACCATCGACGTCAACGTCAAGGGCGTGCTCTACGGCATCGCCGCGGTGCTGCCGCGCATGCAGGCGCAGGGCAGCGGCCACATCGTCAACGTGGCGTCGATCGCGGGCTTCAAGGTGTTCACGCCGATCGGCACCGTCTACAGCGCCACCAAGCATGCGGTGCGTGCGATCTCCGAAGGGCTGCGCGTGGAGATGGGCGACTCGGGCATCCGCGTGACCATCGTCTCGCCGGGCGCGGTCGAGTCGGAACTCAAGTTCGGCACCACCGATGCCGAAACCGCCGCGGGCGTGCAGGCCTTCTACGAGGCGAGCCAGATCCCGGCCGATTCGGTCGCGCGCGCCGTGGTCTATGCCGTGGAGCAGCCCGCGGAGGTGGACATCAACGAAGTGGTGCTCCGGCCGGTGTCGCAGGCGTTCTGA
- a CDS encoding fumarylacetoacetate hydrolase family protein: MKLVRYGNPGKEKPGLIDANGQLRDLSAVVADIGPGQLGDAALAKLQKLKTDKLPLVRGKPRFGCPVANVGKFIAIGLNYADHAAESGLPIPKEPVVFMKATSCIQGPNDPVMLPKNSVKSDWEVELGVVIGATARYVSQKSALDYVAGYCTINDVSEREFQIERGGTWDKGKGCDTFGPIGPWLVTRDEVPNPQKLSMWLDLNGKRMQTGSTRTMIFSIAKIVSYLSQFMTLLPGDVITTGTPPGVGLGMKPPLYLKKGDVMTLGIEGLGEQRQEVIPFKL; this comes from the coding sequence ATGAAACTCGTTCGCTACGGCAACCCCGGCAAGGAGAAGCCCGGCCTCATCGACGCCAACGGCCAGCTGCGCGACCTCAGCGCCGTGGTCGCGGACATCGGCCCCGGCCAGCTCGGCGATGCCGCGCTCGCGAAGCTGCAGAAGCTCAAGACCGACAAGCTGCCGCTGGTGCGCGGCAAGCCGCGCTTCGGCTGCCCGGTGGCCAACGTCGGCAAGTTCATCGCGATCGGCCTCAACTACGCCGACCATGCGGCCGAGTCGGGCCTGCCGATCCCGAAGGAGCCGGTGGTCTTCATGAAGGCCACCAGCTGCATCCAGGGCCCGAACGATCCGGTCATGCTGCCGAAGAACTCGGTCAAGAGCGACTGGGAGGTCGAGCTCGGCGTGGTCATCGGCGCCACGGCCCGCTACGTGTCGCAGAAGAGCGCGCTCGACTACGTGGCCGGTTACTGCACCATCAACGACGTGAGCGAGCGCGAGTTCCAGATCGAGCGCGGCGGCACCTGGGACAAGGGCAAGGGCTGCGACACCTTCGGCCCCATCGGCCCCTGGCTGGTGACGCGCGACGAGGTGCCCAACCCGCAGAAGCTGTCGATGTGGCTCGACCTCAACGGCAAGCGCATGCAGACCGGCAGCACCAGGACCATGATCTTCAGCATCGCGAAGATCGTGAGCTACCTGAGCCAGTTCATGACGCTGCTGCCCGGCGACGTGATCACCACCGGCACGCCGCCCGGCGTCGGCCTGGGCATGAAGCCGCCGCTCTACCTGAAGAAGGGCGACGTGATGACGCTCGGCATCGAAGGCCTGGGCGAGCAGCGCCAGGAAGTGATTCCCTTCAAGCTCTGA
- a CDS encoding acyl-CoA dehydrogenase C-terminal domain-containing protein: protein MPTYNPPVRDMQFVLHEVLNVADELKALPAHAETDADTINAVIEEAGKFAAEVTFPLNISGDEEGCTLDKTTHEVKAPKGFKEAYAKFVEGGWPALSCDPEYGGQGLPYVVNQCLYEMLNSANQAWTMYPGLSHGAYEALHAYGTPEQKKTYLGKLTSGEWTGTMCLTEPHCGTDLGLLRTKAEPQPDGSYRITGNKIFISAGEHDLADNIIHLVLARLPDAPKGSKGISLFVVPKYKVKADGSLGERNPIFCAGLEHKMGIHGNATAQIVIEGATGSLVGEPNKGLQAMFVMMNAARLGVGNQSLGLTEVAYQNALAYAKDRLQMRSLSGVKAKDKEADPIIVHPDVRKMLLTAKAYAEGGRALQIFCTLLLDKAHHHPDEKVRKDADELVALLTPIVKAFITDNGHTATNACMQVFGGHGFIKEWGMEQFVRDNRINMIYEGTNTVQSLDLLGRKILGNNGASLKKFGKLVAKLVEEEGVNEKMAEFINPIAGLGDQLTKFTTEIGFKGFQNPDEVGAAAVDYLRVAGHFVFGYLFARMAQVALRQIAAGNTDPFYVAKLQTARFYFAKLFPETATLMRTARAGSKVLMDTDAALA from the coding sequence ATGCCTACCTACAACCCGCCCGTGCGCGACATGCAGTTCGTGCTGCACGAAGTGCTCAACGTCGCCGACGAACTCAAGGCACTCCCGGCCCATGCCGAGACCGACGCCGACACCATCAACGCGGTGATCGAGGAGGCCGGCAAGTTCGCGGCCGAGGTGACCTTCCCGCTCAACATCAGCGGCGACGAAGAGGGCTGCACGCTCGACAAGACCACGCACGAGGTGAAGGCGCCCAAGGGCTTCAAGGAGGCCTACGCCAAGTTCGTCGAAGGCGGCTGGCCGGCGCTCTCGTGCGACCCCGAGTACGGCGGCCAGGGCCTGCCCTACGTGGTCAACCAGTGCCTGTACGAGATGCTCAACAGCGCCAACCAGGCCTGGACCATGTACCCGGGCCTCTCGCACGGCGCCTACGAGGCGCTGCATGCCTACGGCACGCCCGAGCAGAAGAAGACCTACCTCGGCAAGCTCACGAGCGGCGAATGGACCGGCACCATGTGCCTGACCGAGCCGCACTGCGGCACCGACCTCGGCCTGCTGCGCACCAAGGCCGAGCCGCAGCCCGACGGCAGCTACCGCATCACCGGCAACAAGATCTTCATCTCGGCCGGCGAGCACGACCTGGCCGACAACATCATCCACCTGGTGCTGGCCCGCCTGCCGGACGCGCCCAAGGGCAGCAAGGGCATCAGCCTGTTCGTGGTGCCGAAGTACAAGGTCAAGGCCGACGGTTCGCTCGGCGAGCGCAACCCGATCTTCTGCGCCGGCCTGGAGCACAAGATGGGCATCCACGGCAACGCCACCGCGCAGATCGTGATCGAAGGCGCGACCGGCTCGCTGGTGGGCGAGCCCAACAAGGGCCTGCAGGCGATGTTCGTGATGATGAATGCCGCACGCCTGGGCGTGGGCAACCAGTCGCTGGGCCTGACCGAAGTGGCCTACCAGAACGCGCTGGCCTACGCCAAGGACCGCCTCCAGATGCGCTCGCTCTCGGGCGTGAAGGCGAAGGACAAGGAAGCCGACCCGATCATCGTGCACCCCGACGTGCGCAAGATGCTGCTCACGGCCAAGGCGTATGCCGAAGGCGGCCGCGCGCTGCAGATCTTCTGCACGCTGCTGCTCGACAAGGCGCACCACCATCCCGACGAGAAGGTGCGCAAGGACGCGGACGAACTCGTCGCGCTGCTCACGCCGATCGTCAAGGCCTTCATCACCGACAACGGGCATACCGCGACCAACGCCTGCATGCAGGTGTTCGGCGGCCACGGCTTCATCAAGGAATGGGGCATGGAGCAGTTCGTGCGCGACAACCGCATCAACATGATCTACGAGGGCACGAACACCGTGCAGTCGCTGGACCTGCTGGGCCGCAAGATCCTCGGCAACAACGGCGCGTCGCTCAAGAAGTTCGGCAAGCTGGTCGCGAAGCTGGTGGAGGAAGAGGGCGTGAACGAGAAGATGGCCGAGTTCATCAACCCCATCGCGGGGCTGGGCGACCAGCTCACCAAGTTCACGACCGAGATCGGCTTCAAGGGCTTCCAGAACCCCGACGAAGTGGGCGCCGCCGCGGTGGACTACCTGCGCGTCGCGGGCCACTTCGTGTTCGGCTATCTGTTCGCGCGCATGGCCCAGGTCGCGCTGCGCCAGATCGCCGCGGGCAACACCGACCCCTTCTATGTCGCCAAGCTGCAGACCGCGCGTTTCTATTTCGCCAAGCTGTTCCCCGAGACCGCGACGCTGATGCGCACCGCGCGCGCCGGCAGCAAGGTGCTGATGGACACCGACGCCGCGCTGGCTTGA
- a CDS encoding SDR family NAD(P)-dependent oxidoreductase produces the protein MNRLDFAGRHAVITGGAAGLGLGIAERLLASGGSVTLWDRDEGAAAGAAAALGDKAFAVQVDVAQPESVERALAATLAHAPRIDALVNSAGITGPNVKLWDYPVDDWRQVMAVNIDGVFLCCRAVVAHMRTQGYGRIVNIASVAGKEGNPNASAYSASKAAVIALTKSLGKELADTGIRVNCVTPAAVKTAIFDQMTPEHIAFMLSKIPMGRFGTVEEVAAMVGWLCTEDCSFSTGAVFDLSGGRSTY, from the coding sequence ATGAACCGGCTCGACTTCGCGGGCCGGCATGCGGTGATCACGGGCGGGGCCGCCGGGCTGGGCCTGGGCATCGCCGAGCGGCTGCTCGCCTCGGGCGGCAGCGTCACGCTGTGGGACCGCGACGAAGGCGCTGCGGCCGGGGCCGCGGCAGCGCTCGGCGACAAGGCCTTCGCGGTGCAGGTCGACGTGGCGCAGCCCGAGTCGGTCGAACGCGCCCTGGCCGCGACGCTCGCGCACGCGCCGCGCATTGACGCGCTCGTCAACAGCGCCGGCATCACCGGTCCGAACGTCAAGCTCTGGGACTACCCGGTGGACGACTGGCGCCAGGTGATGGCGGTCAACATCGACGGCGTGTTCCTCTGCTGTCGCGCCGTGGTCGCGCACATGCGCACGCAGGGCTACGGCCGCATCGTCAACATCGCCTCGGTCGCGGGCAAGGAGGGCAATCCGAACGCCAGCGCCTACAGTGCGAGCAAGGCCGCCGTGATCGCGCTCACCAAGTCGCTGGGCAAGGAGCTCGCCGACACCGGCATCCGCGTCAACTGCGTGACGCCCGCCGCCGTGAAGACCGCGATCTTCGACCAGATGACGCCCGAGCACATCGCCTTCATGCTGTCGAAAATACCCATGGGCCGCTTCGGCACCGTGGAGGAGGTGGCCGCGATGGTCGGCTGGCTCTGCACCGAGGATTGCTCGTTCTCCACCGGCGCCGTGTTCGACCTGTCGGGCGGCCGCTCCACGTATTGA
- a CDS encoding 3-hydroxyacyl-CoA dehydrogenase/enoyl-CoA hydratase family protein has translation MSRFQVKKVAVLGAGVMGAQIAAHLVNVRVPVVLFDLAAKEGPKNGIVSRAIDNLKKLKPAPLGDVADAVLIEQANYDDHLDKLAECDLVIEAIAERMDWKLDLYKKIAPHVAKHAILASNTSGLSITRLSEALPEALKPRFCGIHFFNPPRYMFLVELIDTPTTEPQVLDDLEAFVTSTLGKGVVRAHDTPNFIANRVGIAGMLATLKEVEKFGLTPDVVDDLTGKKLGRASSGTFRTADVVGLDTMAHVVKTLQDNLDEKSDPFYANFATPPVLAKLLELGNLGQKTKAGFFKKAGRDILRFDLKSGEYVPAGAKADEVYGRMLKKPAGERLKLLRESEGPQGQFLWAILRDGFHYAAVHLADIAESARDIDFAMRWGFGMKQGPFELWQEAGWAQVAKWVQEDIDAGKALSSAPLPKWVFEGPVAEAGGVHTPEGSWSASQNRFVPQRRLPVHARQLFPESVLGANAPDANTAGTTISDEGDVRVWTLDGEVLIASIHSKMHAISPDVAEALGAAVELAEAEYKGLVIWSPDEVFSVGADLQAMLPAFVVAGIGAVEGAEQELQNVMLKIRYAGVPVVSAVRGMALGGGCELAIHSAKRVAAMESYIGLVEVGVGLIPGAGGLTYIARRAAENAAASTGTDLLPFLTEGFTAAAMAKVGTGALDSKKLGYLLDSDVIVPNKDELLYVALQQAKAMADAGWRPPLRRSFRVAGRSGAATIKGQLVNMRDGGFISAHDFHIASLIAEVVTGGDVDAGSLVTEEYLMALERKAFCSLIVHPKTQERIMGMLSTGKPVRN, from the coding sequence ATGTCCAGATTTCAAGTGAAGAAGGTCGCCGTGCTCGGCGCCGGCGTGATGGGCGCGCAGATCGCGGCCCACCTCGTCAACGTGCGCGTGCCCGTGGTGCTGTTCGACCTCGCGGCCAAGGAAGGCCCGAAGAACGGCATCGTGAGCCGCGCCATCGACAACCTCAAGAAGCTCAAGCCCGCGCCGCTCGGCGACGTGGCGGATGCGGTGCTGATCGAGCAGGCCAACTACGACGACCACCTCGACAAGCTCGCCGAATGCGACCTCGTCATCGAGGCGATCGCCGAGCGCATGGACTGGAAGCTCGATCTCTACAAGAAGATCGCGCCGCACGTCGCGAAGCATGCGATCCTGGCCTCGAACACCTCGGGCCTGTCGATCACCAGGCTCAGCGAGGCGCTGCCCGAGGCGCTCAAGCCGCGCTTCTGCGGCATCCACTTCTTCAACCCGCCGCGCTACATGTTCCTGGTGGAGCTGATCGACACGCCCACCACCGAGCCGCAGGTGCTGGACGACCTCGAGGCCTTCGTCACCAGCACGCTCGGCAAGGGCGTGGTGCGCGCGCACGACACGCCCAACTTCATCGCCAACCGCGTCGGCATCGCCGGCATGCTGGCCACGCTGAAGGAAGTCGAGAAGTTCGGCCTCACGCCCGACGTGGTGGACGACCTCACGGGCAAGAAGCTGGGCCGCGCGAGCTCGGGCACCTTCCGCACCGCCGACGTGGTGGGCCTGGACACCATGGCCCACGTGGTGAAGACGCTGCAGGACAACCTCGACGAGAAGAGCGATCCCTTCTACGCCAACTTCGCGACGCCGCCGGTGCTCGCGAAATTGCTCGAACTCGGCAACCTGGGCCAGAAGACCAAGGCCGGCTTCTTCAAGAAGGCCGGCCGCGACATCCTGCGCTTCGACCTGAAGAGCGGCGAGTACGTGCCCGCCGGCGCCAAGGCCGACGAGGTGTATGGCCGCATGCTCAAGAAGCCGGCCGGCGAGCGCCTGAAGCTGCTGCGCGAGAGCGAAGGGCCGCAGGGCCAGTTCCTCTGGGCGATCCTGCGCGACGGCTTCCACTACGCCGCCGTGCACCTGGCTGACATCGCCGAGAGCGCGCGCGACATCGACTTCGCGATGCGCTGGGGCTTCGGCATGAAGCAGGGTCCCTTCGAGCTCTGGCAGGAAGCCGGCTGGGCGCAGGTCGCGAAGTGGGTGCAGGAAGACATCGACGCCGGCAAGGCGCTCAGCAGCGCGCCGCTGCCCAAGTGGGTGTTCGAGGGCCCGGTGGCCGAGGCCGGCGGCGTGCACACGCCCGAGGGCTCCTGGAGCGCATCGCAGAACAGGTTCGTGCCGCAGCGCCGCCTGCCGGTGCATGCGCGCCAGCTGTTCCCCGAGAGCGTGCTGGGCGCGAACGCACCCGATGCGAACACGGCCGGCACCACGATCAGCGACGAAGGCGACGTGCGCGTCTGGACGCTGGACGGCGAAGTGCTGATCGCGAGCATCCACTCGAAGATGCATGCCATCAGCCCCGACGTGGCGGAAGCTCTGGGCGCCGCGGTCGAACTGGCGGAGGCCGAGTACAAGGGTCTCGTGATCTGGTCGCCCGACGAGGTGTTCTCGGTCGGCGCCGACCTGCAGGCGATGCTGCCGGCCTTCGTGGTCGCGGGCATCGGCGCGGTCGAGGGCGCGGAGCAGGAACTGCAGAACGTGATGCTCAAGATCCGCTATGCCGGCGTGCCCGTGGTCTCGGCCGTGCGCGGCATGGCGCTCGGCGGCGGCTGCGAGCTCGCGATCCATTCGGCCAAGCGCGTGGCCGCGATGGAAAGCTACATCGGCCTGGTCGAAGTGGGCGTGGGCCTGATCCCCGGCGCGGGCGGCCTGACCTACATCGCACGCCGCGCGGCCGAGAACGCGGCCGCCTCCACCGGCACCGACCTGCTGCCCTTCCTGACCGAAGGCTTCACGGCCGCCGCGATGGCCAAGGTGGGCACGGGCGCGCTCGATTCGAAGAAGCTCGGCTACCTGCTCGACAGCGACGTGATCGTGCCGAACAAGGACGAGCTGCTCTACGTCGCGCTGCAGCAGGCCAAGGCCATGGCCGACGCCGGCTGGCGCCCGCCGCTGCGCCGCAGCTTCCGCGTCGCGGGCCGCAGCGGCGCCGCGACGATCAAGGGCCAGCTCGTGAACATGCGTGACGGTGGCTTCATCAGCGCGCACGACTTCCACATCGCGAGCCTGATCGCCGAAGTCGTGACCGGCGGCGACGTGGACGCGGGCTCGCTCGTGACCGAGGAATACCTGATGGCGCTGGAACGCAAGGCGTTCTGCTCGCTGATCGTGCATCCCAAGACGCAGGAGCGGATCATGGGGATGCTGAGCACGGGGAAGCCGGTCAGAAACTGA